The sequence below is a genomic window from Campylobacteraceae bacterium.
AAAATGTTCTGTATTTCCAATCGTTATAATAAATACTTCTTTTAAATCATACTTTTTAATAATAAGAGAGAGCTTTTTTTGCAGATTTTTAATTAAAAAAGGATTGAAAAAAGGAATAGATAAAATTACAGAGTTATTTTGTGGTAAATAAAAATCAATATTATCTAAATAATATATTTGTTTATAACGCGTGAATAATTCTAAAAAAATCATATTTGAGAATTCATTTTTGAATTTTTTATTATGTGAAATAGCAGGTAAAAATGCATGATTGTAGGAATAAAGTTTTTTAACTGCTTTTTCTTGTCCGTATTTTTCTACAAAAAATATTAAAAGATTATCTTCATATTTTTTACAATATTCATAAAATTTATCTTTTGAGATTTTGTATTCTTTTTTCATTACTAAATAGAGTTGATAAATAGATTTTTTTTCATCAATATTTGAAAATAAAAGTTTTAAAATATTAATTTCTGTTTCATTTTTCGCATAAAGTTTAAGTATATTTTGAAGATTTTGTTCTTTTGAAAACTCTTCAGTATGAATAAGTTGTGGAATATTCCCAAATTTTAAAAACTGATTAAAAGCCCCTGTTGTATTTTGATGTTTGTGCTCATGCAATAAATACTCTTCAAAATCCAATGGCATTAAAAATAAACTTTTATAATTTTTATATTGTGTTTTTACAGCACTTGTAATAATAATGCTTTCGCAAACAGGTAGTTCAAAATCAAAATTAAAATTTTCCAATACAAGTATTTTTATTTTATTTTCTGTAAGAAAAATGTCCAAATCATTTTTATTTATTTGAGTATTTTTAAAATTCTCAAAGTCAATATATAAATAAGAACTTTCTATTTTTGTGCTTAAATAATCATATATAAGAAAACTTTTTCCTGCTTTTGGAGGACCTATTAATAAAGTATAATTGTCTTTTATTCTTGTTTTTCTCTCTAAAAAATTAACTTTTGAGAAGTTTAATTCATAACAAGCTTCCAGCGTTTTCATTTATCTTATAGCTTCTTTTACAGCATTGATATAAGATTTGCTGTTTATTTTTTTGTTTTTATACGCAATATCAAAAGCAGTTCCATGATCTACTGAAGTTCTTTTGATGGGTAAGTTTAATGATATATTAATACTTTCATCAAAATACAGAGCTTTTAAAGGAATTAATCCTTGGTCATGATACATAGCAACATAATAAGTGAAGTTCGCTCTATTAGATGGAGAGAAAGCAGTATCTGGAACTAAGGGTCCTTTAAATACTTCTTTTTTAAGTATAAGATTTGCTTTTTTTATGGCTTTTATTATGTACTTTTCTTCATTTCCTAAAACACCATTATCACTTGCATGTGGATTTAATGCTAATACGGCGATATTATCACTTTTTACACATTCATAAAAATTAAGTAAAAAAGTTAATATTTTTTTTGTTTTAATTTCTTTTATAACATCTTTTAATGACATATGTTCTGTATACAAAGATACAAACATTTTTTCGCAACCCAACATCATAATAGCATTTTGTCCAAATATATCTCTTAATACTTCTGTATGACCTTTATACGTAATACCTGCTTTGTTCCAGGATTCTTTATTAATAGGTAAAGTTACTAATGCATGGGTTTTTTTGTTTTTGCTAAGGCTAATAGCATCTAAAAAAGAAACATAAGAATATAATCCCGCTTTTTTAGATACACAGGAGGGTTTTATTTTAAATTCCCCCTTGCTTTCATGTAAAACAAAATTATCAGGAATAGGAATATTTAACAAAAAACTTGCTTGTTCTAACATTTTTTTATTAATACAGTAAATGGGTTGGCATAAGTTTGATATTATTTCATGTTGCGATAAAATAATTTGTATACCAATTCCATTTAAATCTCCAACTGAAATTGCAATTTTCTTTTTAACACTTTCCATAATTACTCTTTTATGCTTGGCTTTTTATAAGTTCTTTCATATCAATAATTGCTTTGTGCAAACCAGAAAATACAGAACGTGCTATTATGCTTTGCCCAATATTTAGTTCTTCAATATAAGCGATGTTTGAAATCTCTTGTACATTTTGATAGTTTAATCCATGTCCAGCTGCTACTTTTAGTTCTAATTTATGTGCTTGTTTAGAAGCTTTTATTATAGAATTAATTGATTTTTGAAGTCTGATTTTTAAATCATTTCTTGGAAGTTCTAATTCTTTTATACTGTGATGCGAATTGGCTAAGTTTCCATGTAACATGGCATAAATATTTGCAAAACTTCCCGTATGCAACTCAATCCATTCTACTAATAACTCTTCTGATAATTGTATCATTTCTTTACTAGGATCAATAAATAAAGAAACTTCGATTTCATGTTCATGTAAGGTTTTGATGGCTTTTTTAATTTTAACAAAGTTACTTTTTAAATCCAATCCACCTTCAGTGGTCACTTCTTCTCTGTTTTCAGGAACTAAGGTTACACGTGCTGGTTTTAAATCACAAGCTATGTTTATAATATCTTCATTTATTGAGCATTCTAAATTTACAGGTAAAGTAGAGTGTTTTATAATA
It includes:
- a CDS encoding ATP-binding protein, which codes for MKTLEACYELNFSKVNFLERKTRIKDNYTLLIGPPKAGKSFLIYDYLSTKIESSYLYIDFENFKNTQINKNDLDIFLTENKIKILVLENFNFDFELPVCESIIITSAVKTQYKNYKSLFLMPLDFEEYLLHEHKHQNTTGAFNQFLKFGNIPQLIHTEEFSKEQNLQNILKLYAKNETEINILKLLFSNIDEKKSIYQLYLVMKKEYKISKDKFYEYCKKYEDNLLIFFVEKYGQEKAVKKLYSYNHAFLPAISHNKKFKNEFSNMIFLELFTRYKQIYYLDNIDFYLPQNNSVILSIPFFNPFLIKNLQKKLSLIIKKYDLKEVFIITIGNTEHFTVENLDIQVLPFYEWAVQ
- the pdxA gene encoding 4-hydroxythreonine-4-phosphate dehydrogenase — protein: MESVKKKIAISVGDLNGIGIQIILSQHEIISNLCQPIYCINKKMLEQASFLLNIPIPDNFVLHESKGEFKIKPSCVSKKAGLYSYVSFLDAISLSKNKKTHALVTLPINKESWNKAGITYKGHTEVLRDIFGQNAIMMLGCEKMFVSLYTEHMSLKDVIKEIKTKKILTFLLNFYECVKSDNIAVLALNPHASDNGVLGNEEKYIIKAIKKANLILKKEVFKGPLVPDTAFSPSNRANFTYYVAMYHDQGLIPLKALYFDESINISLNLPIKRTSVDHGTAFDIAYKNKKINSKSYINAVKEAIR
- a CDS encoding pyridoxine 5'-phosphate synthase; amino-acid sequence: MELGVNIDHIAVLREARAINDPNPLDALSICKFAGASQITIHLREDRRHIHDDDAAAIIKHSTLPVNLECSINEDIINIACDLKPARVTLVPENREEVTTEGGLDLKSNFVKIKKAIKTLHEHEIEVSLFIDPSKEMIQLSEELLVEWIELHTGSFANIYAMLHGNLANSHHSIKELELPRNDLKIRLQKSINSIIKASKQAHKLELKVAAGHGLNYQNVQEISNIAYIEELNIGQSIIARSVFSGLHKAIIDMKELIKSQA